The window ACCTGGCGCACCGATGCACGCCGTGAACGACGCGCCATCGCGGGGCTCTCCATGGGCGGCTACGGCGCCGTGACCATCGGGATGGCCTACCCCGAGGTCTTCGGCGCCATCGCCAGCCACTCCGGTGTGCTCTCACCCCTCTACGGCGGGTCGGCGCAGGTCAGCACGCCGCCGCGATACGCCACCTCCGTCGCAGAGCTCAAGGCGGGGTGGGGTGACCGCTTCTGGCCGCTCCTCGCGCCAGCCTTCGGTCAGGACACCACCGCCTGGTGGTCGCGCGATCCCGCGCGGCGTGTGCGCGCGACCTGGGGGCGCCGAAAGGCACTCACTCCGGCGCTTTATCTCGACATCGGCACCGACGACGGACTGCTGGGGCAGAATCGCGCCTTCCGACACGAACTCCAGACGCTGGGTGTCCCTCACACCTATCGTGAATGGCCCGGCGCTCACGACTGGCCGTACTGGACCATCCACGTCGTGGAGAGCCTCGCATGGATCGCCGACCGGACGGGGTAGCGCGCCCGATCTCTCGGAAGGTCGCAGCGGGCCGGGATCAGATTTTGTGACCGGCCGCGCTTCTGGCTCGACGACCTGACCCCTAACTTCTCGGCATGGCCGCGCTTTTCCCACAGGTCACCGGTGCCTTCCCCCTGGGAGAGCGCCCCGCCCATCGGTTCTGGCTGTCGCCCCTTCTCGTTGGGGCGACCACGGGCGTGATGGTGCGACTCTACCGCGCCTTGACCCTCACGGTGGGCCCAAACGAAAGCCTGCTCTATGTCGGCACGGCCTTCGTCGTCGGGCAGCTGCTCGTCCTCGGAATGGCGACCCTGCATCTCGGGAACGTCACCGTGCGCCGTTGGGTGTGGCTCGCTCCGGCTTTTGCCTTTTGCGAAGCGATCGCCGAGGCCCTCACCTCCCTGGCCCTGATCGCCGGGGGGTGGGAACGCGTCGGGTCGATGCCGGCCCGCTGGTCCGATTGGTCCGAGCTTGCCCTGAACACTCTTGTGTGGCGCGTGGCGGTCATCCTCGTGTTCGCCCTGCTCCTCGCTGGCGTCGTGCAGCTCGTGCGGCGCCTGAACGTCAAGCGCCTCGATCGCGAACACACGCTCGACGCCGTTGACGGAAAACCCTAGCGCAGCACTGCTCCTGCATCCCATGAACCGACTCGTCGTTGTAGCGGCCCTCGCGGCCGCGTCCTCGCTCACCGCCCAGGATCCCCGGCGCCCGTTCGGCACCCAGCGCGAACAGGCCGAAATGCAACAGCGCTGGCTCAAGCGCCGCATGGAGACGATCCTCCCTGGCCTCATGCGCAAGCATGGCGTGGATATGTGGGTGATTCCCACGCGGGAGTACAACGAGGACCCGACCTTCAGCTCGCTCGTGTCGCCGACGACGTTCTATGCGCGCCGCCGCACGATTTACGTCTTTTTCGACAAGTGCGCGAAAGCGGCCACGGTCGATCCGGGCGATGGCTCGTGCATCGAGCGTCTCGCCCTTGGCGGTACCTCGCAGGGCAACGTGTACAAGGAGTACCGGGCCAAGCAGGTGGTCGCGAACCCGGTCAACACGCGGCAGGCCGAATTGTGGGGCGATGCCCAGTGGCAGGTCCTCAAGGAGGTCGTTGAGGAGCGCAACCCGCGTGTGCTCGGCATCAACGTGTCGCGCACGCATGCCTTCTCCGATGGCCTCACCGCCGGTGAGATGGAAGGCATGTCCACCGCACTCGGCAAACGCTGGACCGATCGCTACAAGCGCACCGAATTGCTCCCGCTGGAATTCATCGCTGCCCGGCTTCCGGAAGAGGAGCAGTTCTACGAGAAGCTCACGCAGTTCGTGCACACGCAGGTCGGGAAGATGTTCTCGAACGAGGTGATCACCCCGGGGGTGACCCGCACTCAGGACCTCGTGTGGTGGTGGCGACAAATGGTCGCCGACCACGGACTCACCACCTGGTTCCAACCGTCCATCGCCATTCAGCGCAAGGGATCACTCCCCGAATTGCTGGGTGACAACGCGATCATCGAACCTGGCGACGTACTCTGGTGTGACGTGGGCGTCACGGCGCTCCGCCTCAACACCGACACCCAACACAGCGGGTATGTCCTCGCGGCCGGCGAGACCGAGGTGCCCGCAGGGATCCGCAAGGCGCTGGCGAACTCCAACCGGCTTCAGGATATCCTGTTCGAGGAGACCCGCCCGGCCCGCTCCGGCAATGAGATCCTGCGTGGCTCCCTCGCAAAGCTGAAGGCCGAGGGGGTCATGGGGACGATGTACTCGCACCCCATCGGGATGCACGGCCATGGAGCCGGGCCGGTCATCGGACTGTGGGACTACCAGGACGGGGTCCCGGGTCGCGGTGACGCCCCCGTGATCCCCGGCATGTGGTTCTCGTCGGAGTTGCAGACGACGAGTCCAGTCCCCGAGTGGGGCGGCCAGCCGCTCCGCGTCGCACAAGAAGAGGACTTCATTGTCGGACAGGACGGCAAGCCACGTTGGGCCTTCAAGCGTCAGTCGGAGTTCCACCTCGTGCGCCCGAAGCCTGCGAGCTGAGCCTTATATTCCTCTCGACGCGCCGCCGCCGGCGGCGCCACACCGGGACGCATTCTGTGCAGCGCGGAAACAAGAAATTGATCGTCGTGGGTGATCGCGTCCTCATTCGGGTCGAGGAAGGGGAAGAGCGCACCAACGTTGGCCTGTACCTTCCCCCGACCGCCATTGATTCCCAGGCGGTCCAGGGTGGCACCATCGTCGCGACCGGACCTGGTAGCCCCATGCCGGACTTCAACGAGCACTCCGATGAGCCGTGGCGGGTGGGACATCGAGAGCCGTCGCCACGCTTTGTGAAGATGCAGGCAGAGGCGGGTGATTACGCCCTCTTCTTCAGGAAGGCCGCTGTCGAGATCACGTTCGAGAATGAGCGCTACCTGGTGGTGCCACAACACGCCTTGCTCGCCCTGGTGCGTGAAGGCTTCCGCGAAGACTGAATACCGCTTCCTCCCCTCGCACCATTCGTGACCTCATGATGTACGATGAACGCCTCGTCGCGCCGATGCGCGAGGACCTGACCCGGATTGGCTTCACCGAATTGCGCACCGCGCAGGCCGTGGACGAAGCCCTTCCAGCGCAAACTGGTACCACCCTCGTGGTGGTCAACTCGGTCTGCGGCTGCTCGGCACGCATGGCGCGCCCAGCCGTGCGCATGGCGCTCGAGGCCGATGTCCCGCGCCCAGACCACCTGGCGACCGTCTTTGCCGGGCAGGATACCGACGCCGCAGCGCGCGCGCGTTCGTACTT is drawn from Gemmatimonadota bacterium and contains these coding sequences:
- a CDS encoding co-chaperone GroES yields the protein MQRGNKKLIVVGDRVLIRVEEGEERTNVGLYLPPTAIDSQAVQGGTIVATGPGSPMPDFNEHSDEPWRVGHREPSPRFVKMQAEAGDYALFFRKAAVEITFENERYLVVPQHALLALVREGFRED
- a CDS encoding aminopeptidase P family protein — encoded protein: MNRLVVVAALAAASSLTAQDPRRPFGTQREQAEMQQRWLKRRMETILPGLMRKHGVDMWVIPTREYNEDPTFSSLVSPTTFYARRRTIYVFFDKCAKAATVDPGDGSCIERLALGGTSQGNVYKEYRAKQVVANPVNTRQAELWGDAQWQVLKEVVEERNPRVLGINVSRTHAFSDGLTAGEMEGMSTALGKRWTDRYKRTELLPLEFIAARLPEEEQFYEKLTQFVHTQVGKMFSNEVITPGVTRTQDLVWWWRQMVADHGLTTWFQPSIAIQRKGSLPELLGDNAIIEPGDVLWCDVGVTALRLNTDTQHSGYVLAAGETEVPAGIRKALANSNRLQDILFEETRPARSGNEILRGSLAKLKAEGVMGTMYSHPIGMHGHGAGPVIGLWDYQDGVPGRGDAPVIPGMWFSSELQTTSPVPEWGGQPLRVAQEEDFIVGQDGKPRWAFKRQSEFHLVRPKPAS
- a CDS encoding BrxA/BrxB family bacilliredoxin translates to MMYDERLVAPMREDLTRIGFTELRTAQAVDEALPAQTGTTLVVVNSVCGCSARMARPAVRMALEADVPRPDHLATVFAGQDTDAAARARSYFTGYPPSSPSIALLKDGKLVYMMERWQIESRSADAIAADLATAFQTFCATSPA